In one Nicotiana tomentosiformis chromosome 6, ASM39032v3, whole genome shotgun sequence genomic region, the following are encoded:
- the LOC104106145 gene encoding non-specific lipid transfer protein GPI-anchored 5-like isoform X2: MTSKINVMALVIILVAFFGTGALAQSSCMTTLVSLSPCLNYVSGNSSTPSSSCCTALSSVVQSNPQCLCVLVNGGGSNLGIAINQTLALALPSACNLQTPPVSQCNAANGPTASAAVPASSPTGSTTPSDSSNELPTTPSGSGSTVPTGATGSKTVPSTPGSSSAENNSKISISLVGFLLFTASFASTFRGF, from the exons ATGACATCCAAAATCAATGTGATGGCTCTAGTTATTATTCTTGTGGCCTTTTTTGGTACTGGAGCTTTAGCTCAATCAAGTTGCATGACTACACTTGTAAGCTTGTCCCCTTGTTTGAATTATGTTAGTGGAAATTCATCAACACCATCTTCATCTTGCTGCACTGCACTATCTAGTGTTGTCCAGTCCAATCCTCAATGCCTTTGCGTTTTGGTTAATGGTGGTGGTTCTAATCTTGGCATTGCCATTAATCAAACTCTTGCTCTTGCATTACCTAGTGCTTGTAATCTACAAACTCCTCCAGTGAGCCAATGCAATG CTGCAAATGGACCAACTGCTTCAGCTGCAGTACCAGCAAGTTCTCCTACAGGTTCCACTACCCCATCTGATTCCTCAAATGAACTTCCAACAACTCCATCAGGATCAGGCTCCACTGTTCCAACAG GTGCTACAGGTTCTAAAACAGTTCCTTCAACACCTGGATCATCATCGGCAGAAAACAACTCAAAAATTTCAATCAGTTTAGTTGGATTCCTACTCTTTACTGCATCATTTGCTTCCACCTTCAGGGGATTCTGA
- the LOC104106144 gene encoding non-specific lipid transfer protein GPI-anchored 5-like, whose translation MKMLASASAILVATALLSLHVSAQSDCQQVIVGLAPCLQYIRGNVTTPSSGCCTQLATIVKNQPQCLCQVVNGGGSNLGINVNQTQAMALPKACNVPTPSVSLCKGTTPSGSPGSSSTPSGGSKGEPSGNSSVYSVKLPYSLLFTLVAIAFYATVFTTI comes from the exons ATGAAGATGTTAGCTAGTGCAAGTGCAATTTTAGTAGCTACGGCTCTTCTTTCATTACATGTTAGTGCTCAATCGGATTGCCAACAAGTAATCGTTGGTTTAGCCCCATGTTTGCAATACATTCGAGGAAATGTTACGACACCATCATCAGGATGTTGCACTCAACTTGCTACTATAGTGAAAAATCAGCCACAATGCTTATGTCAAGTGGTTAATGGTGGGGGTTCAAATTTAGGAATTAATGTTAATCAGACACAGGCTATGGCTCTTCCCAAAGCTTGTAATGTCCCAACACCCTCTGTTAGCCTTTGCAAAG GTACTACTCCTTCAGGTTCTCCGGGGTCTTCATCCACTCCTTCAG GTGGATCTAAGGGTGAGCCAAGTGGAAATTCATCAGTATACTCAGTCAAGCTGCCATACTCTCTCTTGTTTACCCTTGTAGCTATCGCGTTTTACGCCACAGTCTTCACCACCATTTGA
- the LOC104106145 gene encoding non-specific lipid transfer protein GPI-anchored 5-like isoform X1 encodes MTSKINVMALVIILVAFFGTGALAQSSCMTTLVSLSPCLNYVSGNSSTPSSSCCTALSSVVQSNPQCLCVLVNGGGSNLGIAINQTLALALPSACNLQTPPVSQCNAAANGPTASAAVPASSPTGSTTPSDSSNELPTTPSGSGSTVPTGATGSKTVPSTPGSSSAENNSKISISLVGFLLFTASFASTFRGF; translated from the exons ATGACATCCAAAATCAATGTGATGGCTCTAGTTATTATTCTTGTGGCCTTTTTTGGTACTGGAGCTTTAGCTCAATCAAGTTGCATGACTACACTTGTAAGCTTGTCCCCTTGTTTGAATTATGTTAGTGGAAATTCATCAACACCATCTTCATCTTGCTGCACTGCACTATCTAGTGTTGTCCAGTCCAATCCTCAATGCCTTTGCGTTTTGGTTAATGGTGGTGGTTCTAATCTTGGCATTGCCATTAATCAAACTCTTGCTCTTGCATTACCTAGTGCTTGTAATCTACAAACTCCTCCAGTGAGCCAATGCAATG CAGCTGCAAATGGACCAACTGCTTCAGCTGCAGTACCAGCAAGTTCTCCTACAGGTTCCACTACCCCATCTGATTCCTCAAATGAACTTCCAACAACTCCATCAGGATCAGGCTCCACTGTTCCAACAG GTGCTACAGGTTCTAAAACAGTTCCTTCAACACCTGGATCATCATCGGCAGAAAACAACTCAAAAATTTCAATCAGTTTAGTTGGATTCCTACTCTTTACTGCATCATTTGCTTCCACCTTCAGGGGATTCTGA